The Halosimplex litoreum genome has a window encoding:
- a CDS encoding winged helix-turn-helix transcriptional regulator gives MTDTDTRARVAAHVADNPGVYFSELVRQLDLAPGQVQYHLRKLDDRVVSDDLYGRTHYYPPDCDAFERRALAVLHRETAADIVVFLLRNGPTPAAETAESVGVARSTLEWHLDRLVELDLVAKRRDERGRVTLALEAPEETARLLRTVEPSLPERLVDRFTRLVDRLLAE, from the coding sequence ATGACCGACACCGACACCCGCGCCCGCGTCGCCGCGCACGTCGCCGACAACCCGGGCGTCTACTTCAGCGAACTCGTCCGTCAGCTCGACCTGGCCCCGGGGCAGGTCCAGTACCACCTGCGGAAGCTCGACGACCGCGTCGTCAGCGACGACCTCTACGGCCGCACCCACTACTACCCACCCGACTGCGACGCCTTCGAGCGGCGCGCGCTCGCGGTCCTCCACCGCGAGACCGCCGCCGACATCGTCGTCTTCCTCCTCCGGAACGGGCCGACGCCCGCCGCCGAGACCGCCGAGAGCGTCGGCGTCGCCCGAAGCACCCTGGAGTGGCACCTCGACCGGCTCGTCGAACTCGACCTCGTCGCCAAGCGCCGCGACGAGCGCGGTCGCGTGACGCTCGCCCTCGAAGCGCCCGAGGAGACCGCCCGCCTGCTTCGAACCGTCGAGCCGTCGCTGCCCGAGCGACTGGTCGACCGGTTCACCCGTCTGGTCGACCGCCTGCTCGCCGAGTAG
- a CDS encoding DUF7471 family protein, translating to MTPLCPVAHAAPSPDPGLLGVHLFAGVGSGLLLALAVAALGQRGSRSYLLVVLALGALLARTVVSGLAMFGPLDAGAHHFAEHALDAMLATFLLGAIYYARSAAPSAPEKPL from the coding sequence GTGACACCGCTGTGTCCGGTCGCCCACGCCGCGCCGTCGCCGGACCCCGGTCTGCTCGGGGTCCACCTGTTCGCGGGCGTCGGCTCCGGACTCCTGCTCGCGCTGGCGGTCGCGGCGCTCGGCCAGCGCGGCTCGCGCTCGTACCTGCTGGTCGTCCTCGCGCTCGGCGCGTTGCTCGCCCGGACCGTCGTCTCCGGGCTGGCGATGTTCGGCCCGCTCGACGCCGGCGCCCACCACTTCGCCGAGCACGCCCTCGACGCGATGCTCGCGACCTTCCTGCTCGGGGCTATCTACTACGCCCGGTCGGCCGCTCCGAGCGCGCCCGAGAAACCGCTATGA